From the Actinomyces sp. zg-332 genome, the window GTTCATCACTATAAGTTTTATATCCAACCTTTTTCTTTAGCACTTTTAATCGCTTGGGTACGGTTATCAACATCAAGTTTTGTAAGTATTGCTGATACGTAATTTCTGACAGTACCATCTGATAGAAAAAGATGCTTAGCAATTTCCTTATTCGTATATCCCAATTCAATTTCTTTTAAAATCAACTGTTCTTGGCTGGTAAGCGGATTCTGATTAGCAAAAATGCTTTCCATTAGTTCTGGAGAATACTCTTTTTCCCCTTTTAAAACCCTATATATAGTTTTCATCAATTCTGAACTTGAACGCTCTTTGAGCACATAAGCATCAACATTATGT encodes:
- a CDS encoding response regulator transcription factor; translation: MNILLAEDQSMLRDALSTLLLMEEEVNSVVQVCDGISACQSLKENSFDVVILDVEMPKMTGLDVLEWIRTNNIDTKVVIITTFKRPGYFERAVKHNVDAYVLKERSSSELMKTIYRVLKGEKEYSPELMESIFANQNPLTSQEQLILKEIELGYTNKEIAKHLFLSDGTVRNYVSAILTKLDVDNRTQAIKSAKEKGWI